The following coding sequences are from one Sphingomonadaceae bacterium OTU29LAMAA1 window:
- a CDS encoding EF-hand domain-containing protein, with protein MLFALLLQAVTPPPPVLPPAGPGQPPATFVVEPVGMALAGFDADGDGRTTRAEMEAGVRRSYAAIDTGNSGSIGYIAFADWAERWLGDRNALPSPFEVDGDGDNRITPAELQAAFRKVFARLDADKDGSLSRKELLTIRAMAGRTMGPPRKR; from the coding sequence ATGCTGTTCGCCCTGCTGCTTCAAGCCGTAACGCCACCCCCGCCGGTCCTCCCGCCCGCCGGCCCCGGTCAGCCGCCGGCGACCTTCGTGGTCGAGCCGGTCGGCATGGCCCTGGCGGGGTTCGATGCCGATGGCGACGGGCGCACCACCCGCGCGGAGATGGAAGCGGGCGTGCGGCGCAGCTACGCCGCGATCGATACCGGTAATAGCGGATCGATCGGCTATATCGCCTTCGCCGACTGGGCGGAGCGCTGGCTGGGCGACCGCAACGCGCTGCCCAGCCCGTTCGAGGTGGACGGCGATGGCGACAACCGGATCACGCCTGCGGAATTGCAGGCGGCATTCCGCAAGGTGTTCGCAAGGCTCGACGCGGACAAGGACGGCAGCCTCAGCCGCAAGGAACTGCTGACGATCCGCGCCATGGCCGGACGGACGATGGGACCGCCCCGCAAGCGCTGA
- a CDS encoding alpha/beta hydrolase, translating into MNAATRLLRTGTMTVTGLFVAGSLILLWSALVPVIPMLRLYAIEVVPNAAPWLLLGGIAALIVAILFDLRRSTRATLGLRTAATLMVLTAGGIIGHFLVIAYRNDVPIRIGKTLSLRHFSETGAPDESRIYAAPAGEPLWLDIYRPPAALRLERTPVMMIVHGGGFVGGDRRVGAANMRHYARRGWTVVSIDYRLARPGRPTWNLALEDVRCALGWIAGNADALGVDVRRLTLSGVSAGAHLAMAAAYSAGPGRGATACGAQVPRPAAVWVRAPLIDPRNSWLHDGEMQAVQRHYMTLYLGGSPERYPERYAALDLRRYADRRNPPTLIMAGREDPLLPVADVQEFARRSQAAGATVRLILFPYSGHDFNTTYGGIANQIVRGVIQQFSREHGGGPMERKATVTTQAGRR; encoded by the coding sequence ATGAACGCGGCGACGCGCTTGTTGCGGACCGGCACGATGACGGTCACGGGGCTGTTCGTCGCGGGCAGCCTGATCCTGCTATGGTCGGCGCTGGTGCCGGTGATCCCGATGCTGCGCCTGTATGCGATCGAGGTGGTACCCAATGCCGCGCCCTGGTTGCTGCTGGGCGGTATCGCCGCGCTGATCGTCGCGATCCTGTTCGACCTGCGCCGATCGACGCGTGCGACCCTTGGATTGCGGACGGCCGCCACGCTGATGGTGCTGACTGCGGGCGGGATCATCGGCCATTTCCTCGTCATCGCCTATCGCAACGACGTGCCGATCAGGATCGGCAAGACGTTGTCGTTGCGGCATTTCAGCGAAACGGGCGCGCCGGACGAAAGCCGCATCTATGCCGCGCCCGCCGGCGAACCGCTGTGGCTTGATATCTATCGACCGCCCGCCGCGCTGCGGCTGGAGCGCACACCGGTGATGATGATCGTCCACGGCGGCGGATTCGTCGGCGGCGATCGACGGGTCGGCGCGGCGAACATGCGGCATTACGCGCGGCGGGGCTGGACCGTCGTCAGCATCGACTATCGCCTGGCGCGGCCCGGACGGCCGACCTGGAATCTGGCGCTGGAAGACGTCCGGTGCGCGCTGGGCTGGATTGCCGGCAATGCGGATGCACTGGGCGTCGACGTCCGCCGGCTGACGCTGAGCGGCGTATCCGCAGGCGCGCATCTGGCGATGGCGGCAGCCTATTCCGCCGGCCCCGGTCGTGGCGCCACCGCATGCGGCGCGCAGGTGCCACGGCCCGCGGCGGTGTGGGTGCGGGCGCCCCTGATCGACCCGCGCAATTCCTGGCTGCATGACGGCGAGATGCAGGCGGTACAGCGCCATTACATGACGCTGTACCTCGGTGGATCGCCGGAGCGTTACCCGGAGCGCTATGCCGCGCTGGACCTGCGTCGCTATGCCGACCGCCGAAATCCGCCGACGCTCATCATGGCCGGACGCGAAGATCCGCTGTTGCCGGTTGCCGACGTACAGGAATTCGCGCGACGTTCGCAGGCCGCGGGCGCGACCGTGCGCCTGATCCTGTTCCCGTATTCGGGGCACGATTTCAACACGACCTATGGCGGCATTGCGAACCAGATCGTCAGGGGGGTCATACAGCAATTCAGCCGGGAGCATGGCGGCGGGCCGATGGAACGCAAGGCCACCGTCACGACGCAGGCCGGCCGCCGTTGA
- the tgt gene encoding tRNA guanosine(34) transglycosylase Tgt, whose protein sequence is MSRFAFSIAAMDGRARTGTISMQRGAIRTPAFMPVGTAATVKAMKPADVAASGADIILGNTYHLMLRPGAERVARLGGLHDFMGWERPILTDSGGYQVMSLADLTKRSEEGVSFKSHLDGTRHLLSPERSIEIQRLLGSNIVMAFDELVPTTSTREVQAAAMERSMRWAQRSRDAFDGGGAHAENNAIFGIQQGALDEGLRKASADALIHIGFDGYAVGGLAVGEGQEAMFGCLDFAPGQLPADKPRYLMGVGKPDDIVGAVERGIDMFDCVMPTRSGRTGQAFTRTGPINLRNAKFGEDQAPLDPECACPVCSTWSRAYIHHLVRAGEILGAMLMTEHNIWFYEALMADLRSAIAAGELTPFANAFRARYQRAKGE, encoded by the coding sequence ATGTCCCGTTTCGCCTTTTCCATCGCCGCCATGGATGGCCGCGCCCGTACCGGCACCATCAGCATGCAGCGCGGTGCGATCCGCACGCCCGCGTTCATGCCCGTCGGCACCGCCGCGACGGTCAAGGCGATGAAGCCCGCCGATGTCGCCGCGTCGGGCGCGGACATCATCCTCGGCAACACCTATCACCTCATGCTGCGACCGGGTGCCGAACGCGTCGCACGCCTTGGCGGGTTGCACGATTTCATGGGATGGGAGCGGCCCATCCTGACCGATTCGGGCGGATATCAGGTGATGAGCCTAGCCGACCTGACCAAGCGATCCGAAGAGGGCGTGTCGTTCAAGTCGCACCTCGATGGTACGCGGCATCTGCTCAGCCCGGAACGCTCGATCGAGATCCAGCGGCTGCTCGGGTCCAACATCGTCATGGCGTTCGACGAGCTGGTCCCGACCACCTCGACGCGGGAAGTGCAGGCAGCGGCGATGGAGCGGTCGATGCGCTGGGCGCAGCGATCACGCGACGCCTTCGACGGCGGCGGCGCGCATGCGGAGAACAACGCGATCTTCGGCATCCAGCAGGGCGCACTGGACGAAGGATTGCGCAAGGCATCGGCGGATGCGCTCATCCATATCGGCTTCGATGGCTATGCGGTCGGCGGCCTCGCGGTCGGCGAGGGGCAGGAGGCGATGTTCGGCTGCCTCGATTTCGCGCCGGGACAGCTGCCTGCCGACAAGCCGCGATATCTGATGGGCGTCGGCAAGCCCGACGATATCGTCGGCGCGGTGGAGCGCGGCATCGACATGTTCGATTGCGTGATGCCGACCCGGTCGGGGCGGACCGGACAGGCGTTTACGCGCACCGGACCGATCAACCTGCGCAACGCGAAGTTCGGCGAGGATCAGGCACCGCTCGATCCGGAATGCGCCTGCCCGGTGTGTTCGACCTGGAGCCGGGCCTATATCCATCATCTGGTCCGCGCCGGCGAAATCCTGGGTGCGATGCTGATGACCGAACATAATATCTGGTTCTACGAGGCCTTGATGGCGGACCTGCGGAGCGCCATTGCGGCCGGAGAGTTGACCCCGTTCGCGAACGCGTTCCGTGCGCGTTACCAGAGGGCCAAGGGAGAGTAA